The Microbacterium paraoxydans genome includes a window with the following:
- a CDS encoding RidA family protein has protein sequence MDITFLQPDDLVRSPAFSHAAVIPPGATTVYIGGQNGVDASGAVVSPDVGAQALRALDNARVALESAGATLDDVVSWTILIDQDADLRAAYGAVAATLARDGAPPLVTAARVASLGVPGALIEVSAIAATIRD, from the coding sequence ATGGACATCACCTTCCTGCAGCCGGACGACCTCGTCCGCAGCCCCGCCTTCAGCCATGCCGCCGTCATCCCTCCTGGCGCGACCACCGTCTACATCGGAGGGCAGAACGGCGTCGACGCCTCCGGCGCCGTCGTCTCCCCGGACGTGGGGGCGCAGGCGCTTCGCGCTCTCGACAACGCCCGGGTCGCGCTGGAGTCGGCGGGGGCGACGCTCGACGACGTCGTGAGCTGGACCATCCTCATCGATCAGGATGCCGATCTGCGCGCGGCGTACGGCGCCGTGGCCGCCACCCTCGCCAGGGACGGCGCCCCGCCACTGGTCACCGCCGCCCGGGTGGCGAGCCTGGGCGTGCCCGGAGCCCTCATCGAGGTGAGCGCGATCGCCGCGACCATCCGCGACTGA
- a CDS encoding TPM domain-containing protein — protein sequence MAAVTGVFSASAAFATDPLTLDSGYVTDQADVLSADEEATVEARLKDLTANSNTDLFVVLVDEFTKPSDGPAWADTVAEKNGIGTEQYLLAIAVEGRSYYISAAPDGPVSFSQLDSIEDKMVPLAADGDWVGAITLAADEIQGDGGAGALRVTLIVVGVVAAALLVWLVVALVRRARRTAAIRERGAMPETPDPADPFSTLTDAQVEQQAGVALVRADDAITSSREELGFAVAQYGEGATAEFSRAIDEAKAKIAEAFDLRQKLDDEIEDSVHDRRAWHIRIIRLADEIDEILDDNTEAFDELRQLEQNAPKELERVRRERADLTPLLASAAPSLAALTATYDPAALSTVTDNPAQAQERAALADRAIDAAAQALTSGRSGEAAFAIRTAEQAVAQAAQLVQAITALGTELTGVEAQAQALVTELQGDVAAAAQLPDPTGALASASHTVTAQLQTAQADLVATPRNPQRALDALTAANAQIDGAIAQGHEAVERARRAQQLLEQTLAQAASEIRAAREFIETRRGTVGSTARTRLATADTALTQALTLRTSNVENALAEAQRALDLARQATSAAEADLRAYTPGGYPDDGWGGVFGGSGSRSGGSGIGGDILGGIIGGLLAGGGGGGSSRRSSGWRSSGGFRSSGFGGGGSRGGGRGRSGGRRF from the coding sequence ATGGCCGCCGTGACGGGAGTTTTCAGTGCTTCCGCCGCTTTCGCAACTGATCCGCTCACGCTCGATTCCGGATACGTCACCGACCAAGCCGACGTTCTCAGCGCCGATGAGGAAGCCACGGTAGAAGCCAGGCTCAAAGACCTGACGGCCAACTCCAACACCGACCTATTCGTGGTGCTCGTCGACGAATTCACCAAACCGAGCGACGGCCCCGCCTGGGCAGACACGGTCGCCGAAAAGAACGGTATCGGTACCGAGCAGTATCTCCTCGCGATCGCGGTCGAAGGGCGCAGCTACTACATCTCCGCTGCACCCGACGGCCCGGTGAGCTTCAGCCAGCTCGACAGCATCGAGGACAAGATGGTCCCCCTCGCGGCTGACGGCGACTGGGTCGGCGCGATCACGCTGGCCGCGGACGAGATCCAGGGGGACGGGGGCGCCGGAGCGCTCCGCGTCACGCTGATCGTCGTCGGGGTGGTCGCGGCCGCCCTGCTCGTCTGGCTCGTCGTCGCTCTGGTCCGACGCGCACGCCGCACCGCAGCCATCCGCGAGCGAGGCGCCATGCCGGAGACCCCGGATCCCGCCGATCCGTTCTCCACGCTCACCGATGCCCAGGTCGAGCAACAGGCCGGCGTCGCGCTCGTGCGCGCGGACGACGCCATCACCTCCAGCCGGGAGGAGCTGGGATTCGCCGTGGCGCAGTACGGCGAGGGCGCGACCGCGGAGTTCTCCCGCGCCATCGACGAGGCGAAGGCGAAGATCGCCGAGGCGTTCGACCTCCGGCAGAAGCTCGACGACGAGATCGAGGATTCCGTCCACGACCGCCGTGCGTGGCACATCCGCATCATCAGACTGGCCGACGAGATCGACGAGATCCTCGACGACAACACCGAGGCCTTCGACGAGCTGCGCCAGCTCGAGCAGAACGCACCGAAGGAGCTGGAGCGGGTGCGACGAGAGCGCGCCGACCTGACGCCGCTCCTCGCCTCGGCCGCTCCCTCCCTCGCTGCTCTCACCGCGACCTACGACCCGGCCGCCCTGAGCACCGTGACGGACAACCCGGCGCAGGCCCAGGAGCGCGCGGCGTTGGCCGATCGGGCGATCGATGCCGCAGCACAGGCGCTGACGAGCGGACGTTCGGGCGAGGCGGCGTTCGCGATCCGCACGGCCGAGCAGGCCGTGGCGCAGGCCGCGCAGCTGGTCCAGGCGATCACCGCGCTCGGCACCGAGCTGACCGGGGTCGAGGCGCAGGCGCAGGCGCTCGTCACCGAGCTCCAGGGCGATGTGGCTGCGGCGGCGCAGCTGCCCGACCCGACCGGCGCCCTGGCGAGTGCGTCCCACACGGTGACCGCACAGCTGCAGACGGCGCAGGCCGACCTCGTCGCCACGCCACGCAACCCGCAGCGGGCCCTCGACGCCCTCACGGCGGCGAACGCCCAGATCGACGGCGCGATCGCGCAGGGACACGAAGCCGTGGAGCGCGCCCGACGGGCCCAGCAGCTCCTGGAGCAGACCCTGGCCCAGGCGGCCTCCGAGATCCGGGCCGCCCGGGAGTTCATCGAGACGCGCCGCGGCACCGTGGGCTCCACCGCCCGCACGCGCCTGGCGACCGCCGACACCGCGTTGACCCAGGCCCTCACCCTGCGCACGTCGAATGTCGAGAACGCCCTGGCCGAGGCCCAGCGCGCCCTCGACCTCGCGCGCCAGGCCACGTCCGCCGCGGAGGCCGATCTCCGCGCATACACCCCCGGCGGCTATCCGGACGACGGCTGGGGCGGAGTCTTCGGCGGCTCCGGGTCCCGTTCCGGCGGCTCCGGCATCGGCGGGGACATCCTCGGCGGGATCATCGGCGGACTGCTCGCCGGCGGCGGGGGCGGCGGCTCGTCCCGGCGCAGCAGCGGCTGGCGCTCCTCGGGCGGCTTCCGCAGCTCCGGCTTCGGCGGAGGCGGATCCCGCGGCGGCGGACGCGGACGCTCCGGAGGTCGACGCTTCTGA
- a CDS encoding SulP family inorganic anion transporter: protein MSAARRPSWLLSTLDGYQRRWIVRDVLAGLSAGAVVVPQAMAYATIADLPVQVGLYTCIVPMLVYALLGGSRAMSVSTTSTIATLTATTLVSAGVAAGADDAIGALMMLTLLVGVVLLLARACRLGSLVENISGATVLGLKIGVGATVAVGQLPKLLGETFDFSGHGFLRSLVAVGEALDSVNVPTLLVSAGSIATLLLLKRFAPRVPGTLVVVAAGMLLVGVGGIDDLGVDLIAPVTGGLPVPGIPDLSAAAALVPGALAIAVMAFLESAAVARSLRQATEPQIDSDQELFATGAANTVGAFFSAMPAAGGFSQSAVNQGAGARSQLATLTTVALAVAVALFLAPVLSLLPEATLAAMVFTAVAGLVNIPELVRWARISRIDFWVATAVAAIGLTAGLLPAVAVGVVVTLVLVLRELNIPRIRVVGRRGSALGVEPERGLYTANALANQRLIVQTVSAQAEPVRTLVLGLPQQVVMSITVLDTLEALDRELSQLGVLLHLAAVPEAAAAVAARTPWYSGLVEAGRVHPTVDIGLRAAADREGSGGVHPGEVADER, encoded by the coding sequence ATGAGCGCAGCGCGCAGACCGTCCTGGCTGCTGAGCACGCTGGACGGGTACCAGCGCCGCTGGATCGTGCGCGACGTGCTCGCCGGCCTCTCCGCGGGCGCCGTCGTGGTGCCGCAAGCCATGGCGTATGCGACGATCGCCGATCTCCCGGTGCAGGTCGGCCTCTACACCTGCATCGTGCCGATGCTCGTCTACGCCCTTCTGGGCGGCAGCCGGGCGATGAGCGTCTCGACGACGTCGACCATCGCCACCCTCACGGCGACCACGCTGGTCTCGGCGGGGGTCGCCGCGGGCGCAGACGACGCCATCGGGGCGCTCATGATGCTCACCCTCCTGGTGGGGGTGGTGCTGCTGCTCGCCCGGGCGTGCCGCCTGGGCTCGCTCGTCGAGAACATCAGCGGGGCCACTGTTCTCGGGTTGAAGATCGGGGTCGGGGCGACGGTCGCCGTCGGGCAGCTCCCGAAGCTCCTGGGGGAGACCTTCGACTTCTCCGGCCACGGATTCCTCCGCTCGCTGGTCGCCGTGGGAGAGGCGCTCGACAGCGTCAACGTCCCGACGCTCCTCGTCTCGGCCGGGTCCATCGCCACGCTCCTGCTCCTCAAGCGGTTCGCCCCTCGGGTGCCGGGAACCCTCGTCGTCGTCGCGGCCGGCATGCTGCTCGTCGGGGTCGGCGGGATCGATGATCTCGGGGTCGACCTCATCGCCCCGGTGACCGGCGGTCTGCCGGTCCCCGGGATCCCGGACCTGTCCGCGGCCGCGGCTCTCGTGCCGGGAGCGCTCGCCATCGCCGTCATGGCGTTCCTCGAGTCCGCCGCCGTCGCGCGCAGCCTCCGTCAGGCGACGGAGCCGCAGATCGACAGCGACCAGGAGCTCTTCGCCACCGGCGCGGCGAACACGGTCGGCGCGTTCTTCTCGGCCATGCCCGCGGCGGGGGGATTCTCGCAGAGCGCCGTGAACCAGGGGGCCGGAGCCCGCTCCCAGCTGGCGACGCTGACCACGGTCGCGCTCGCCGTGGCGGTCGCGCTCTTCCTCGCCCCGGTGCTCAGCCTGCTGCCCGAGGCCACGCTCGCGGCGATGGTCTTCACGGCGGTGGCCGGACTCGTCAACATCCCGGAACTCGTGCGGTGGGCGCGCATCAGCCGGATCGACTTCTGGGTCGCGACGGCCGTGGCGGCGATCGGGCTCACCGCGGGACTCCTCCCCGCTGTCGCCGTCGGGGTGGTGGTGACCCTCGTGCTCGTCCTCCGGGAGCTCAACATCCCTCGGATCCGGGTGGTGGGCAGGAGGGGGAGCGCCCTCGGGGTGGAGCCGGAGCGGGGCCTGTACACGGCGAACGCGCTCGCCAACCAGCGGCTCATCGTCCAGACCGTCTCGGCTCAGGCCGAGCCGGTCCGGACGCTCGTCCTCGGGCTGCCGCAGCAGGTGGTGATGTCCATCACCGTGCTCGACACCCTCGAGGCGCTCGACCGGGAGCTGTCCCAACTCGGCGTGCTGCTCCACCTCGCGGCGGTGCCGGAGGCGGCGGCGGCCGTCGCGGCGCGGACGCCGTGGTACTCCGGGCTGGTGGAAGCCGGCCGGGTGCACCCCACCGTCGACATCGGGCTCCGGGCCGCTGCGGATCGGGAGGGGAGCGGAGGCGTTCACCCGGGTGAAGTGGCCGACGAGCGGTGA
- the trmB gene encoding tRNA (guanosine(46)-N7)-methyltransferase TrmB, whose translation MPEPRTFRDEPVSFVRRSGRMSEAQERAFSDLAPRYLLDVPRAVAWTSVHPEARFDVAAEYGREADLFVEIGSGQGHAIVAAASSRPHDDFLAVEVFRAGLARTMLDADRAGAQNLRVVEANAPEVLSSYLPEAAAAEVWIFFPDPWHKKRHTKRRLVRPGFGDTAARALRDGGLLRLATDWEDYALQMREVLDAEPLFERAFEGDWAERFDGRVMTAFERKGLAKGRDIRDLVYRRRDRA comes from the coding sequence ATGCCCGAACCGCGTACCTTCCGCGACGAGCCGGTGTCCTTCGTGCGTCGGAGCGGCCGGATGTCCGAGGCGCAGGAGCGCGCCTTCAGCGACCTCGCCCCGCGCTATCTGCTGGATGTCCCGCGCGCCGTGGCATGGACCTCCGTGCACCCCGAGGCGCGGTTCGACGTCGCCGCCGAGTACGGCAGGGAGGCGGACCTCTTCGTCGAGATCGGCTCCGGCCAGGGGCATGCAATCGTCGCCGCCGCATCGAGCCGGCCGCACGACGACTTCCTCGCCGTCGAGGTCTTCCGCGCGGGCCTCGCCCGGACCATGCTCGACGCCGACCGTGCGGGTGCACAGAACCTCCGCGTCGTGGAGGCCAACGCGCCGGAGGTGCTCTCCTCGTACCTGCCGGAGGCCGCGGCGGCCGAGGTGTGGATCTTCTTCCCCGATCCGTGGCACAAGAAGCGCCACACGAAACGTCGTCTGGTGCGGCCCGGATTCGGTGACACGGCGGCCAGGGCGCTGCGCGACGGCGGCCTCCTGCGGCTCGCGACCGACTGGGAGGACTATGCGCTCCAGATGCGGGAGGTGCTCGACGCCGAGCCCCTGTTCGAGCGGGCCTTCGAGGGCGACTGGGCCGAGCGGTTCGACGGTCGGGTCATGACCGCGTTCGAGCGGAAGGGTCTCGCGAAGGGGCGCGATATCCGCGACCTCGTGTACCGCCGACGGGATCGTGCATGA
- a CDS encoding mechanosensitive ion channel family protein yields MDVQDLLPTDIDWWQLLLALLVALATWIISRFARRGTIALLRRAPGISPAVGTAIAQFVGYAILLLGFGIALAMLGANVQPLLAIVVILGIVAILVLRGVADNFAAGVLLQARQTVRIGDEIVVEALDSVIAGTVTELNARAVILHTVDGRTLHIPNARLLSDPVVNDSTRGARRSEVEVRVRRDGTTGIDGVLAPLVDAARTAEGVHRHEGVRALVVGVSGDRLIARLQFWHHPLHGALVSAAVVVAVFDALGALGTTGTVTSVPAPPPLVPSDAV; encoded by the coding sequence ATGGACGTGCAGGATCTGCTGCCCACCGACATCGACTGGTGGCAGCTCCTGCTCGCCCTGCTCGTCGCCCTCGCCACCTGGATCATCTCGCGGTTCGCACGCCGGGGCACCATCGCCCTGCTCCGGCGTGCACCCGGGATCTCCCCCGCCGTCGGGACGGCCATCGCGCAGTTCGTCGGCTACGCCATCCTCCTGCTGGGCTTCGGCATCGCGCTCGCGATGCTCGGCGCCAACGTGCAGCCCCTGCTCGCGATCGTCGTCATCCTCGGCATCGTCGCGATCCTCGTCCTCCGCGGTGTGGCCGACAACTTCGCGGCCGGGGTGCTGCTGCAGGCACGGCAGACGGTCCGCATCGGAGACGAGATCGTCGTGGAGGCGCTGGACTCCGTGATCGCGGGGACGGTGACCGAGCTCAACGCCCGCGCGGTGATCCTGCACACGGTCGACGGGCGCACCCTGCACATCCCCAACGCGCGGCTGCTCTCCGACCCCGTGGTCAACGACTCCACCCGCGGAGCCCGGCGCAGCGAGGTGGAGGTCAGGGTGCGACGGGACGGGACGACCGGGATCGACGGCGTGCTCGCACCGCTCGTCGACGCCGCGCGGACGGCGGAGGGCGTGCACCGGCACGAGGGCGTGCGGGCGCTCGTGGTCGGCGTGAGCGGAGACCGGCTGATCGCCCGCCTGCAGTTCTGGCACCACCCGCTGCACGGCGCCCTCGTCAGCGCCGCGGTCGTGGTCGCCGTCTTCGACGCCCTCGGCGCTCTCGGCACGACCGGCACGGTCACCAGCGTCCCGGCCCCGCCACCCCTCGTGCCGTCCGACGCCGTGTGA
- a CDS encoding DUF3097 domain-containing protein, producing MDDRYGSDVLAAGWRERGVKPVPQVPAEVDLVVEVAADGFCGAVTKVQGGAVELEDRVGRRRLFPLGGGFLIDGAPVRLTAPAASAQGPRRTASGSFAVADQRARTALPSRILVEGRHDAELVEKVWGADLRVEGVVVEYIQGVDLLDDLLAAEPPSARRRYGVLVDHLVPGSKESRIAEAVARGPHGRHVRIVGHPFVDVWQCVTPRALGIAAWPEIPRGVDWKTGICRAFGWPHETQADTARAWQHILSKVTTYRDLEPALLGRVEELIDFVTEPAG from the coding sequence ATGGACGACAGGTACGGATCCGACGTGCTGGCAGCGGGCTGGCGCGAGCGCGGCGTGAAGCCGGTGCCGCAGGTGCCCGCCGAGGTCGACCTCGTGGTCGAGGTCGCGGCGGACGGATTCTGCGGCGCCGTGACGAAGGTGCAGGGCGGTGCCGTGGAGCTCGAGGACCGCGTCGGGCGACGGCGGCTGTTCCCCCTCGGCGGCGGCTTCCTCATCGACGGGGCACCGGTGCGCCTCACGGCGCCGGCGGCGTCGGCACAGGGCCCTCGTCGCACCGCCTCCGGCTCCTTCGCCGTGGCGGATCAGCGGGCGCGGACGGCGCTGCCCAGCCGCATCCTCGTCGAGGGGCGGCACGACGCCGAGCTCGTGGAGAAGGTATGGGGGGCCGACCTGCGTGTCGAAGGCGTCGTCGTCGAGTACATCCAGGGCGTGGACCTCCTCGACGACCTCCTCGCGGCGGAGCCGCCGAGTGCGCGCCGGCGGTACGGCGTCCTCGTCGACCATCTCGTGCCCGGGTCGAAGGAGTCCCGTATCGCCGAGGCGGTGGCCCGCGGACCGCACGGTCGCCATGTCCGTATCGTCGGACACCCGTTCGTCGACGTCTGGCAGTGCGTCACCCCTCGGGCCCTCGGCATCGCGGCGTGGCCCGAGATCCCGCGCGGCGTCGACTGGAAGACGGGCATCTGCCGTGCCTTCGGCTGGCCGCACGAGACGCAGGCCGACACGGCCAGGGCCTGGCAGCACATCCTGTCGAAGGTGACGACCTACCGCGACCTCGAGCCCGCGCTCCTCGGCCGGGTGGAAGAGCTGATCGACTTCGTCACCGAGCCCGCGGGCTGA
- a CDS encoding DNA polymerase IV, translated as MAEWVLHVDMDQFIAAVEVRRRPELAGRPIIVGGRGDPTERAVVSTASYEARAFGIGSGMPLKIAARKAPEDAVFLPVDHAEYERASEEVMTALRTLPDVVLEVLGWDECFLGVATDDPEGVARAAQRAVEEASGLHCSVGVGDNKVRAKIATEFGKPHGVFRLTADNWFAVMGDRPTRDLWGVGPKVQKRLAAHGIATVRELAAADEETLVTEFGPKMGRWYLGLGSGLGPRIVDDTPWVARSHSRETTYQQNLTTPEAVQDALRELAGHAFDDCAAEGRPVMRVHLKVRYAPFETRTFGRKLPAPTADREDVVAMALALGETLDPAREVRLLGVRAEMTMPDEPDGVERTPVRGRI; from the coding sequence ATGGCCGAGTGGGTGCTGCACGTCGACATGGATCAGTTCATCGCCGCGGTCGAGGTGCGGCGTCGGCCGGAGCTGGCCGGGCGGCCGATCATCGTCGGGGGCCGCGGTGATCCGACCGAGCGGGCAGTCGTCTCGACGGCGTCGTACGAGGCGCGTGCGTTCGGCATCGGGTCGGGGATGCCACTGAAGATCGCGGCGCGCAAGGCACCGGAGGACGCGGTGTTCCTGCCGGTGGATCACGCGGAGTACGAGCGGGCCTCCGAGGAGGTGATGACGGCGTTGCGGACCCTGCCGGACGTGGTGCTGGAGGTGCTCGGATGGGACGAGTGCTTCCTCGGCGTCGCGACCGACGATCCGGAGGGCGTCGCGCGGGCCGCGCAGCGGGCGGTGGAGGAGGCCTCGGGCCTGCACTGCTCGGTCGGCGTGGGCGACAACAAGGTGCGCGCGAAGATCGCGACGGAGTTCGGCAAGCCGCACGGCGTCTTCCGGCTGACCGCCGACAACTGGTTCGCCGTGATGGGCGACCGGCCCACCCGCGATCTCTGGGGCGTGGGGCCGAAGGTGCAGAAGCGGCTCGCGGCACACGGCATCGCCACGGTGCGCGAACTCGCGGCGGCGGACGAGGAGACCCTCGTCACGGAGTTCGGCCCCAAGATGGGGCGGTGGTATCTCGGCCTGGGCTCCGGGCTGGGGCCGCGGATCGTCGACGACACTCCGTGGGTGGCTCGGAGCCACAGCCGGGAGACCACGTATCAGCAGAACCTCACGACACCTGAGGCGGTGCAGGACGCGCTGCGGGAGCTCGCGGGACACGCGTTCGACGACTGCGCCGCCGAGGGGCGCCCGGTCATGCGGGTGCATCTCAAGGTGCGGTACGCCCCGTTCGAGACGAGGACCTTCGGCCGGAAGCTCCCGGCTCCCACGGCGGATCGAGAGGACGTGGTCGCGATGGCGCTCGCGCTCGGTGAGACTCTCGACCCCGCCCGGGAAGTGCGTCTGCTCGGCGTCCGTGCCGAGATGACCATGCCCGACGAGCCGGACGGCGTCGAACGCACCCCCGTGCGCGGTCGCATCTGA
- a CDS encoding PspA/IM30 family protein, with amino-acid sequence MTKQSIFGRISTLVRANINALLDSAEDPQKMLDQLVRDYTNSIADAESAIAETIGNLRLLERDHEEDVQAANEWGNKALAASRKADEMRGAGNTADADKFDNLAKIALQRQISAEREATSAEPQIAAQTEIVDKLKSGLNGMKDKLNELKNKRSELLARAKVAEAQTKVQDAVSSINVLDPTSELGRFEDKVRRQEALAQGKAELAASSLDAQFESLEDLGELTEVEARLAELKAGGTAPRQALEGN; translated from the coding sequence ATGACCAAGCAGTCCATCTTCGGACGGATCTCCACCCTCGTCCGCGCGAACATCAACGCCCTCCTGGACTCTGCGGAGGACCCGCAGAAGATGCTCGACCAGCTCGTCCGCGACTACACCAACAGCATCGCCGACGCCGAGTCCGCCATCGCGGAGACCATCGGCAACCTGCGGCTGCTGGAGCGCGACCACGAGGAAGACGTGCAGGCGGCCAACGAGTGGGGCAACAAGGCCCTCGCTGCCAGCCGCAAGGCCGACGAGATGCGCGGCGCGGGCAACACCGCCGACGCCGACAAGTTCGATAACCTCGCGAAGATCGCCCTGCAGCGCCAGATCAGCGCCGAGCGGGAGGCGACGAGCGCCGAACCGCAGATCGCGGCCCAGACCGAGATCGTCGACAAGCTCAAGAGCGGCCTGAACGGCATGAAGGACAAGCTCAACGAGCTCAAGAACAAGCGCAGCGAGCTGCTCGCCCGCGCCAAGGTCGCCGAGGCGCAGACCAAGGTGCAGGACGCGGTCAGCTCCATCAACGTGCTCGACCCCACCAGCGAGCTCGGCCGGTTCGAGGACAAGGTCCGCCGCCAGGAGGCTCTCGCCCAGGGCAAGGCGGAGCTGGCCGCGTCGAGCCTCGACGCCCAGTTCGAGAGCCTCGAGGATCTCGGCGAGCTGACCGAGGTCGAGGCGCGCCTCGCCGAGCTGAAGGCCGGCGGCACCGCGCCGCGCCAGGCGCTCGAAGGCAACTGA
- a CDS encoding CPBP family intramembrane glutamic endopeptidase, with protein sequence MTQAPPSAPVGVRLVPAALVCAAAPAFFVVALPWLGWLLLALGVGAALFVERRGEPLTGADGSRQPSLTRDLSLIALGMLIVSVIPLAAELDNLAMLRFTLALGGAVLVPYLVSRFVYRDRAIRFPWRTGQRWGVLHWGWLVAVLVLGWLILPFYFITSGVYQNWPVVDTPDLIARLFVGVGAVGIWDELFFICTVFALLRRHFPDALANVLQAVVFVSFLWELGYREWGPLLTIPFALLQGFIFLRTHSLAYVVTVHLLFDAVVFAVLVHAHNPGLLPIFLV encoded by the coding sequence ATGACGCAGGCCCCTCCGAGCGCGCCCGTGGGGGTGCGCCTCGTCCCGGCGGCGCTGGTGTGTGCGGCCGCCCCGGCCTTCTTCGTCGTGGCGTTGCCCTGGCTCGGTTGGCTGCTGCTGGCGCTGGGCGTCGGTGCCGCTCTGTTCGTGGAGCGCCGCGGCGAGCCGCTCACCGGGGCCGACGGGTCCCGGCAGCCATCGCTCACGCGAGACCTCTCGCTGATCGCGCTCGGCATGCTCATCGTGAGTGTCATCCCGCTCGCGGCGGAGCTGGACAACCTGGCCATGCTGCGCTTCACGCTCGCGCTCGGCGGCGCGGTGCTGGTGCCGTATCTGGTCTCGCGGTTCGTCTATCGCGACCGGGCGATCCGGTTCCCCTGGCGCACCGGGCAGCGCTGGGGAGTGCTCCACTGGGGCTGGCTCGTCGCGGTGCTGGTGCTCGGCTGGCTGATCCTGCCCTTCTACTTCATCACCAGCGGCGTCTATCAGAACTGGCCCGTGGTGGACACGCCCGATCTCATCGCGCGGCTGTTCGTCGGCGTCGGCGCCGTCGGCATCTGGGATGAGCTGTTCTTCATCTGCACCGTCTTCGCGCTGCTGCGGCGCCATTTCCCCGATGCGCTCGCGAACGTGCTGCAGGCCGTCGTGTTCGTCTCCTTCCTCTGGGAGCTCGGGTACCGCGAATGGGGCCCGCTGCTGACCATCCCGTTCGCGCTCCTGCAGGGATTCATCTTCCTCCGGACGCACTCGCTGGCCTACGTCGTCACGGTGCACCTCCTCTTCGACGCGGTCGTCTTCGCCGTCCTCGTCCACGCCCACAACCCCGGGCTCCTGCCGATCTTCCTCGTGTGA
- a CDS encoding SHOCT domain-containing protein: MGFWASFWDIIWWFLWIFAFTAYLFALFAIIGDLFRDHKLSGWWKAVWIFFLIFVPFLTALVYLIARGNGMAERSSAEARRAQEAANAYIQQVAGSSPSEEIAKAKALLDAGTITPDEYSLIKAKALQ, translated from the coding sequence ATGGGATTTTGGGCATCGTTCTGGGACATCATCTGGTGGTTCCTGTGGATCTTCGCCTTCACCGCGTATCTCTTCGCTCTGTTCGCGATCATCGGAGACCTGTTCCGCGATCACAAGCTGAGCGGCTGGTGGAAGGCCGTGTGGATCTTCTTCCTGATCTTCGTGCCGTTCCTCACCGCCCTCGTCTACCTCATCGCCCGCGGCAACGGCATGGCCGAACGCAGCAGCGCCGAGGCCCGTCGGGCACAAGAGGCCGCGAACGCCTACATCCAGCAGGTCGCCGGCAGCAGCCCGAGCGAGGAGATCGCCAAGGCGAAGGCGCTCCTGGACGCCGGCACCATCACGCCGGACGAGTACTCCCTCATCAAGGCGAAGGCGCTGCAGTAG
- a CDS encoding arginase family protein has translation MVRFLVVPQWQGSPAARAMLLVDGASAIAGDLPRAATTVLDVPVEAGEALGTGVRRLSALARTRELVAGHLEAGTVLIGGDCSITVAALDTLPGGTDDLAVVWCDAHGDLHTPDTSPSGAFSGMALRAVLGEGEPQLALSPGIPRDRVVTVGVRNLDEAETGEWDRLRNLGVADLDDPAALADAVQATGAQRVWVHIDVDVLDPASFTGVSAAVPFGVTPSSLSTAIRELRSRVPLAGATIAGFAPRTPADAVDDLGAILRLVGAVA, from the coding sequence ATGGTGCGTTTCCTGGTCGTGCCGCAGTGGCAGGGTTCACCCGCCGCGCGCGCGATGCTCCTCGTCGACGGCGCGTCGGCGATCGCCGGCGATCTGCCGCGTGCGGCGACGACCGTCCTCGACGTTCCGGTCGAAGCCGGCGAGGCGCTGGGCACGGGCGTCCGGCGGCTCAGCGCCCTCGCACGTACGCGGGAGCTCGTCGCCGGACATCTCGAAGCCGGAACCGTGCTGATCGGCGGCGACTGCAGCATCACCGTCGCCGCACTCGACACGCTCCCCGGCGGGACCGACGACCTCGCCGTGGTCTGGTGCGATGCGCACGGCGATCTGCACACGCCGGACACCTCGCCGTCCGGGGCCTTCTCCGGCATGGCGCTGCGTGCCGTCCTCGGTGAGGGAGAACCGCAGCTCGCCCTGTCCCCCGGCATCCCCCGGGATCGTGTCGTCACCGTGGGTGTCCGGAACCTCGACGAGGCCGAGACCGGCGAATGGGACCGCCTCCGGAATCTCGGGGTGGCCGATCTGGACGACCCGGCGGCGCTCGCCGACGCCGTGCAGGCCACAGGGGCGCAGCGGGTGTGGGTGCACATCGACGTCGACGTCCTCGACCCGGCGTCGTTCACCGGAGTCTCCGCCGCCGTGCCCTTCGGCGTGACCCCCTCGTCCCTGAGCACGGCGATCCGAGAGCTCCGGAGCCGCGTCCCCCTCGCCGGGGCGACCATCGCGGGCTTCGCCCCTCGCACGCCGGCCGACGCCGTCGACGACCTCGGCGCGATCCTGCGTCTCGTCGGAGCCGTCGCGTGA